A single Lynx canadensis isolate LIC74 chromosome D2, mLynCan4.pri.v2, whole genome shotgun sequence DNA region contains:
- the KCNK18 gene encoding potassium channel subfamily K member 18, translated as MEAAGPPQAGRCFQEALEKLFPRLCFLCSLVTYALLGAALFSAIEGGQDLGPNDPEFEEFLGELCGILKCNRTVEEGRKQDLRVLLQKVKPHWFNTFTDWSFLSSLFFCCTVISTVGYGHIYPVTRLGKYLCMLYALFGIPLMFLVLTDTGDILATLLSTSYNRFQKLPFVRPHLPEWCSRLLCGRPATKPASATTPAAEAVPRIVIETQEIPDPKPGTCPSAPGSNVDLFERLLAREKQNALQPPPRAVERSNSCPELASGRLSYSVISNLDEVGRQVEKLDVPLLVIALLVFAYISCAAAILPIWEKKLDFENAFYFCFVTLTTIGFGDTVLEHPHFFLFFSIYIIIGMEIVCIAFKLVQNRLIHVYKNLMLFLARGAFYHPVKK; from the exons ATGGAGGCTGCCGGGCCACCCCAGGCCGGGAGGTGCTTTCAGGAGGCCCTGGAGAAGCTGTTCCCTCGCCTCTGCTTCCTCTGCTCCCTGGTGACCTACGCGCTGCTGGGTGCTGCCCTCTTCTCGGCCATCGAGGGCGGCCAGGACCTGGGGCCAAATGACCCGGAGTTTGAGGAATTCCTGGGGGAGCTCTGTGGCATCTTGAAATGCAACCGAACAG TTGAGGAAGGCAGGAAACAGGATCTCAGGGTGCTGCTGCAGAAGGTGAAACCCCACTGGTTCAACACGTTTACAGACTGGTCCTTCCTGAGCTCACTCTTTTTCTGCTGCACAGTCATCAGCACTGTGG GTTACGGCCACATCTACCCTGTCACCAGGCTCGGCAAATACTTGTGCATGCTCTACGCCCTCTTTGGCATCCCCCTGATGTTCCTCGTCCTCACGGACACGGGTGACATCCTGGCCACCCTCCTGTCCACGTCTTACAATCGGTTCCAGAAACTCCCATTCGTCCGGCCCCACCTTCCCGAGTGGTGCTCCCGCCTGCTCTGCGGAAGGCCTGCCACCAAGCCTGCTTCTGCCACCACGCCTGCGGCCGAAGCCGTCCCCAGGATCGTCATAGAAACCCAAGAGATTCCGGACCCCAAACCCGGCACGTGTCCCTCAGCCCCAGGCAGCAACGTGGATCTGTTCGAGAGACTTCTTGCGCGGGAGAAGCAGAACGCGCTGCAACCGCCCCCGCGGGCCGTCGAGAGGAGCAACTCGTGTCCAGAGCTGGCGTCAGGGAGGCTCTCCTACTCTGTCATCAGCAACCTGGACGAGGTGGGACGGCAGGTGGAAAAGCTGGACGTCCCCCTCCTGGTCATCGCCCTCCTCGTCTTCGCCTACATTTCCTGTGCAGCCGCCATCCTCCCCATCTGGGAGAAGAAACTGGACTTCGAGAACGCCTTCTATTTCTGCTTTGTCACGCTGACCACCATTGGGTTTGGGGACACCGTTTTGGAACACCCTcacttcttcttgttcttctccaTTTATATCATCATCGGGATGGAGATCGTGTGCATTGCTTTTAAGTTGGTGCAAAACAGGCTGATTCACGTCTATAAAAATCTCATGCTGTTCTTGGCGAGAGGGGCATTTTACCATCCTGTTAAAAAGTGA